Below is a genomic region from Mustela lutreola isolate mMusLut2 chromosome 1, mMusLut2.pri, whole genome shotgun sequence.
ACAACTTCCGAAGTATTTCCGGTAATACCTCAGAAGAGGTCGCTCTTCCACCCTGGGTCACTAGCTAACATTAAGACATGAGAAATGTTCAGACGTCTTCTGGCCCCTTAAGCTTATAGGCCTCCACCTCACCCCTGTGAGTGGAACCAAAACTCACTCCTCTGCCACGTCTTCCTCCTCTTCACCTGGATTGAATGACTCATCTGAAAAAGAACAGGATGCATCAGCTTTGCCCAAGagaccctgcccccctccccagatgCCCAGCTCTGGCCCCAGGCAAGAGCTTAACCGCCCTCGTGCCCCAGCACTGCTGAGGCGAGCCCACCGGTTTCTTCTCCTGAGTCATCGCTGCTGTCGTTGGCATTCTCTTCCCGGATCTTGCCCTCTTCCTTCATCCGCTCCAAGTAAGCATCGTGCTGGTCCTCATCAGAGTCGGCGTACTCATCGTAGCTTGGGTTCATGCCCTAGCCAGGGAAGAGATGCGAGTGAGGGCCAAGTCACCCTGGCGCCAGAACCCTGCACACTCAAAAGCACCCCCCAACCCATGCCTGTGAGCAGGATCAGCTCCCAGAAGACCCGGCATGGTCCACACACAGCGCCGTGCAGGGCCTATGCCCAAGAACCTCCTGCCAACCGGGTTAGTccaagcccctccctctcccagccccactgGGGGCTCCTGAGGCAGCGAGACTGATCTAAGGTCATGCTGAGGAAACCTGCACCGGGAAGGGGGGAGGGTCACACGCACCTCTTTTTTCTATAAGGGTAAGAAGAAAAGACAGAGTgaaaaagaaggcagaagaatCCCCACTCCCTCCACACCCCCGACAGATCAGAGGAGGCTCATTCTTCCCTCACACACAGGTACCTCTTTGAGTCCTCggtttttgatgttgagtttttTGGCATTGACAAAATCAAACAGCTTCCCATACTCCTCCCTGTGAGGCAAGATGCACCAGGTTACTAGACAGGCGGGGCCCATGCCCAGGGTGGGCTGCACGCTATCCTAATACCCACAGGCCGGGACAGGTTTTGGGGTCGGGAGGTGCTGACCACGTTACCCAAGCTAACAGCTCGGAGAGCCCCCGGAGGACTGTGGTAAAGAAGGGTCAGACACTAGTCGCAAAAGGAACATGCAGAGTCTCAAGCGTCTGGGAAAGAAAAGGTGGGGAGGGTGTGTATGCATCCACCAGATACGCCCAGAGCAGGGGGGAGACGTTCCCCTGGGAACATTTACACCTCTGTGCTAGTCTGAATTTTGTACTTCACAGCGTTGTCGTGAGGATGAAGTGGGAAGACGTTTGAAGACTTTTGGCCCACAGtgagcactcaataaacattagctgcTGTTTTCTCAGGCACAGAGCTCATTCCAGGAAAGGGAGAGATAGCATTTCCATCATGGGGGGAGTGAAGAAGGGCTAACTGAACACATTATATGGGAAACAATTTAAATACAGAAAGCAAGCCAGGGAGAGGCTTTCAAAGGCTGACCACTCCAAGAAGGACCAAATCCCAGGGAAGCGAAAGAAAACTTCTGCTCAAGGCCTGAAAAACTGGGGAAGAGTCACAGGCTCAGAAAGGCCCCCATGCCATGCCCGGCTTCCCCGTAGAGGCTCGGTCCAGACCAGGATTCCCAGGAAGCGACTGGCGGAAGCTCTCACCTCTCAATGCTACTGAAGGTATACTGGGTGCCCTGCTTGGTCTCAATTTCAAAGTCAAAGGAACGCGTGGTGGTGGTACCACGGGCAAAGTTGACAAAGGAGATCTCATCAAAGCGGATGTGCACAGGTGGCTTGTGGACGTAGATGAAGCCCCGCTCCAGGGGGTAAAGCAGTCCCGAGCTCGCCTTGTAGGAGCAGGTGATGCACTGGGCTCCTGAGTGCCTGGTGGGGGCGGCGGGGAGCCCAGTCAGTGTCTCCCCAGGAGCAGGAGGCACGGAGCCAACAGCACATCTCCCAGCAGGGACACACATGTGCTCAGGCCCTGAGGGTAAAACCCACTACGCTGCTCTGATGGAGACCACGGACACCCGTCATGCTCTGACCCAACCAGACCCCGAGGAGATCGTGTTCCCGGCCCAGGAGGGGCTTACCAAGAAGACCCAGCATGGCGCCCGCCTCGccaccccccctgccccctggTCAGGCCAGAACGCCAGGCCGGCACTCTCACCCTTGGAAGTTGCCTGGCACTGTGATCTTGCGGTTGACCAGCGCTTTCATGACCCGGCTGACCATCTCGTACAGGGATCCTGACATGTTCTTAGTGAGCCGGCCCTCAAAGCGCTTCTCTACCTCTTCCCTACAAAGAGAGGAAGGCGAGGTCACCGGTGCTGCTGCCTTCTAATGGCATACCAGTCTCCTGCCTGGACAGTGGGAGAACATGAACTCAAGGACATACTCACTCATTCATGTTGAGAGTCAACGAGATGTCCTCATCCTTGGAGAAGAGGAGGATCAGGAAGTGGTAACGGGTTTGGCCCTGCTTGATGGGGGGATCTAGACTGATCTGGTAAGGAAGAGCCGACAAGGTTCCACAGCGGTCAGGGTTCCACAAGAATTGCTCATTAACCAAACACCGGCAAGACCGATCTATTGGGCAAACACCAGGACAAGATCCAGCCCCCATGGTTTCTGCTTACCACAAAGAACATCTGGCGCTGGTCTTTGTGGGGCAGCAGAAAGAGACGCAGCACCGTGGTATAGGGGATCTTGTAGTCGAAGGTCTTGCCGTGAAGGTGCAGAAAGGTGGGGTAGATCCGAATGTCGTAACGGCCTCGGGGAGTCAGACACTGCAGCTCCCGGAAGATGCAGATGGCGTCTCCAGTAGCCTGGATCACATCCGCCTTAGACAGCACATTCTGGGCAAAGGCCTGCAAAAGTACAAGCTGGTGATCAGGTAGCAGGGGATCCTGCTTCCAGGCGAGCCAGGGCCTGCTCAGCACCATCTGCTCTCAAGGAGACCAGGGGAGGCCTCACCTCAACTGGGTCCACACCATCCTCCTGAGTGGGCGGCACATAGAAGCGCACCTCCATGAGGGACACCTCTGCATCATCGTTCTGGTGGAATTCCAGTGTCACCTCGTTCTTGCCGGTGGTACACTGGGACACATTGCTGAGGGGTATCTCAAAGACAGGCTGGTCACCAATGTCAAAGGAAAGCAGCTGCCCTGAGAGGAAAGGGCTTATCAACCACAAGCTCCTCCCCTCATAATTTATGTCTGCATAAACAACAGTCCTGCCAGACTGTCCATCCCAGGGACAGAGCGCTGGACTATTTGGCCTCACTATACCCTCAAGACCAGGTACAGtgcctcttacactattggtccTCAATAAATTTATGATGAATTACAAACTGATAGGTAGTAGAAATAGTAgcagaaaaagagcaaaacaagGTAAAGGCTGCAACCCGGCATCCTACCTTCTTCTCCAAACCTCAGTCTTCCCCAGACTCACCACCAAACTTCACTGTCCCCCAGTTCCAGCCCTTCACACAGAGGTCCTTCTCCATCAGCTCAAGGCGATAGTGAGTTTTGAAGAAATCCGAGAGTTTCTCAAATTCCTGTgggcagagaggagacagaagtCCCTACAAATCCTTGTGGCCTTAACACAAACATTCTGGGATTCTCTCTGAGAAACTGCCCTCAATCTACCTTCTATCAGAAACCCAGCTGTTGAAAGAAGCTATGGCCCCAGGGGATGGATCTCAGAGTAGGGGAGGCATAAAGTATGGTCATCTCCTGGTCATGGGTCTCCCCATGCTCTCTGACTTTATACAGGCAGCGCTTTAATGAAAGGGAAAGTAACATGCAGTAAAGCATTTAACTCAAACAgttcaaaacagaaaaacaaacctcAAACTAAAGCACTAAGATTCTGAATCTGGACAAAGGCAATGAGCAGAAACCACCCCAAAATTCACAATGGTAGGAAACCTTCTGGAGTCAAAGCACAAGACACCCAAGGCTGAACACTGCTTACAATGGCCATAATGGCCCTGCTCTGAGGGGCCAAAACTAGCCATTACATGCTTATCAAAAAAGCCCCAACTCTTTCTAGAATACGACACCAGGTGGCACAGTAAAAGGAGGTTTATGGCCACAGGACACCTCACCGATTCTCGGAAGCCGTCATACTTGTAGACATGGCCATTCTTCGTAAGCAGTTTAAGTCCGTGGCCCAGGGCGACACGGCGCCAGATGCCTTCAGTCAACTCGCCGGCCTGGATATTGTCCACTTTGCCCGTCTTACTATTCTTGAAAATGATACCCTGGCGGCTCAACCTCAGCCGGCCATCGTTCTGTTGGGAAAACAGGCCCAGATGCAAGGTTACAATACACACTGTGTCCAGGGCACAACGCCTACAACTGGGCTGGccagaccctgatgcaggaccaACAGATGCAGGggggagggtgaggaagaagagaCAAGCTACCAGGAAATCTGGATCCTAAAACCAAACCCGGGCATCCAAAACCCCTGCAGGTCctagtctgcccttgggacagagccccatgAAGAGTCCCTTTCAAACTGCAATCCTAGAATGCCTATACAGATGCTTTTTGAGTTACCATGGCTCAACTTAGAATTTTTCAATTCTATGAAGGTGTGAAAATGATACACATTTAACAGAAACCATAATTTGAGTTTTGAATCTGTTATCTTTTCCCAAGCTAGCAACAGGTGGCACAATCGTCCCCTGATGCTGGGCGGTGGCACAGAGCCACAAGCTCCGAGTCGGCCACACAATCACCAGGGCTGATCACCAGAGTCAACAACCAATACGCATACCACCCTTCTCTACCCGTTCTGTTTCACTGTTTCAGGACACTATTTAACAAATTACATGAGATGTTCAAACTTTGTTATAAAGTAGACTTTGTGTTTGATGGTGTTGCCCAACTGTACACCGATGAAAACATTCTGAACCTGTTTAAGGCTAAGCTAACCTACGATGCTCATCGGGTTAGATGTTTTAAATACGTTTTCGATTTAAACAGTATTTTCAATTCACAATGAGTTTTTGGTGATGTAACCCCGCTGGAGGGGCAGGAAGATCTGTATGCACTGCCCTTTGTTGGGGGAAACACCAACTACACATTACCCTCCCGCTCCTTTTCTAAAATAGCAACATCATCAAAGCAAGCTCTTCCTAATGGGCGAATGGTCCACTCCACCTTCCCTCTCTCAGCCTTTACTAAAAGCCCAGGTCCTTCTTACCATGGAGCCTTTCACCTCCTGATAGACGTCGTTGAACTCCAGCGTTTCCGCCATACTGATCTGCCCCTGTTGACCTCGATTGGGAGCAGGGCCCCAACTCCTGGGTGGGTGTGCGGGCACTCAGCACGTTGGGAATCTGAATTTAAGAGGGGGCTAGACAAACATCAGAGAGAACATCTCACTCGGCCCACGGATGGAGCCAGGGGGCAAGCCCTGGCGGAGCCTGGGATGTCTCAGAATCTCCTCTGCCTGGGAACCTACAGCGGGCCCCGCAGACCTCAAGAAGTCAGGCCCAGCAGGGGCTGGAGAACCCGGCTTGGAGGAGCGCTTACAGCGAGACCCGACACCGGCTCGGGGCGCTCCACCGGGCGCCATGGCAACGGGCAGCAGAACCCCGGGGCCTGACCCTCAGCCGCGCCCCGACCCAGCTCCGAGTGCAAGGCTTCCCTCCCAGCACTCCCACCGCGCCGCGGCCCTGGACCCGCGGCTCCCCCGCCCCCTAAAATGGGTTCGCCCGCTGCCCGTGGATTCGAACGCGGAACGGTCCATCTTGAGGATCCCGCGGGGGGAGCAGGGCCCGCGCCCTCTCGGGGCACAGGGCCGGCGACCACCCACCTCCTCAAGCTGCAGCCTCGCGACGGCCCAGGTGCGGGCGGTGGGCGCGCTGGGGGAcgcgggagggggggcggggacaagggggatggggggggggacgCTGGGGAAGCTTTTCCCGCGTGCGCGGCCCCGCGTCCCGCCACCGGAAGCCGTGCACGGACCACAGAGACGGTGAGCCGGCTAGAGAGACACGAGCCCGGCCCGCCTACGAGGCGGCCTCCTAGAGCGTCAACCGCTCAGGAGGACCTGAGGGAAGCCGAGCTGTGATTCAACTCGCACCGCGTGGCACCTGAGGAGAAGATGGGAGGGTGGAGGGCTGCTTCAACAATTACCCCTCTCCAGTGGAGGACTAGGTTCTGGAGAGAAGTGCTGTAGTTCTCTCTTGTCGGGCTTCCCCCGGACGCGTGCGCGTGTCTCTCCCAGGCCGCCCTGCACCGGGGTGGCCCCTGTGGGGTTAGTAGAGAGGAGTCTGTGGGGCGAGAAGACCAACATCGCGCGCTGCGGAGAGACACGAGCCGCCCGCACGCGGGGTGCCGGCGTCCCGGTGACTGCCCTAGTCGCCGCGGCGCCCAGACACTTCACTTCGGAAACCAACCGCGGGGTCGGGGAGGCCTGGAGGAAGCTGGCGGATGGCGGGGTCAGGTTCCCGCGCTCCAGGCGGTGCCCTCCGAGCCCGCCCGCATTCGAAACCTGGAGGCCCGCCCAGGAGAGGTGTTTGAGGGTGCCCGCCCCAACCTGCctttgcagatgggaaaacagaggcccagagaggatgtGCCCAGGGCCCCAAGTCTCCTTGCCGCCTGCCCTCCCCCAGTTCTCCTCTGTCCTAACCACGGCGATCCGCATCCAGAACGATGGATGGTACCTGTCCTGCGTGAAGGCATTAGA
It encodes:
- the SSRP1 gene encoding FACT complex subunit SSRP1, translated to MAETLEFNDVYQEVKGSMNDGRLRLSRQGIIFKNSKTGKVDNIQAGELTEGIWRRVALGHGLKLLTKNGHVYKYDGFRESEFEKLSDFFKTHYRLELMEKDLCVKGWNWGTVKFGGQLLSFDIGDQPVFEIPLSNVSQCTTGKNEVTLEFHQNDDAEVSLMEVRFYVPPTQEDGVDPVEAFAQNVLSKADVIQATGDAICIFRELQCLTPRGRYDIRIYPTFLHLHGKTFDYKIPYTTVLRLFLLPHKDQRQMFFVISLDPPIKQGQTRYHFLILLFSKDEDISLTLNMNEEEVEKRFEGRLTKNMSGSLYEMVSRVMKALVNRKITVPGNFQGHSGAQCITCSYKASSGLLYPLERGFIYVHKPPVHIRFDEISFVNFARGTTTTRSFDFEIETKQGTQYTFSSIEREEYGKLFDFVNAKKLNIKNRGLKEGMNPSYDEYADSDEDQHDAYLERMKEEGKIREENANDSSDDSGEETDESFNPGEEEEDVAEEFDSNASASSSSNEGDSDRDEKKRKQLKKAKMAKDRKSRKKPVEVKKGKDPNAPKRPMSAYMLWLNASREKIKSDHPGISITDLSKKAGEIWKGMSKEKKEEWDRKAEDARREYEKAMKEYEGGRGESSKRDKSKKKKKVKVKVEKKSTPSRGSSSKSSSRQLSESFKSKEFVSSDESSSGENKSKKKRRRSEDSEEEELASTPPSSEDSASGSDE